The sequence GAGACTCTGATGGCGGAGGCCGACACGGGGGTCGTACCGTCCGATCCGGGGACTCCGGGCGGTGGCGCACCGGGGCGGCCCGGACACGGTCCGCAACCGCCCGGTGCACCGCGCCTTCCCGGACAGCTGGGGGACCTCCAGCGTCGCTTCGGGCTGTGAGCGGTAGTCTGCGGAGTGTGACGTCGAACGCGTGCGCACAGTCACACCACCCGAAGTAGTTCGCCATTCAACTTCTTAGGTAGACTTCATTCATGGAGACCGAGACGGCCACGCGCTGGCTGACCGATGCGGAGCAGTGCGCCTGGCGCACCCACCTGGAGGTCAACAGGCTGTTGACGTACCAGCTGGAGAAGGATCTGCAGCCGTTCGGCCTGACGATGAACGATTACGAGATCCTCGTGAACCTGTCCGAGTCGGAGGACGTGCGGATGCGGATGAGCGACCTCGCCTCCGCGACGCTGCAGTCCAAGAGCCGACTCTCGCACCAGATCACGCGGATGGAGAACGCGGACCTGGTGCGCCGCGAGAACTGTGAATCGGATCGGCGGGGGCTGTACGCGGTGCTCACGGAGCACGGCATGGAGACGATGAAGAAGGTGGCGCCGCACCATGTGTCCTCGGTGCGGCGGCACTTCATCGACCTGCTCTCACCGGAGGCCCTGGTGGAGCTGGACAAGGCCCTGAAGCCGATCGCGGAACACCTGCGGGGCCAGCGGGGGCGCCCCTAGAGCGGTTACGCGGTTCCCCGCGGCCCCGAAAGGGGCGCGGGGAACCGTGCGATCAGCCGCGACGGGCCCGCAGGGCACCACCGGCCCCGGCCGCCGCGGCGGATGCCAGGGCCATCGATCCCGCCACCAGGAAGCAGACGCCCAGCGGCAGCCGGCCGATCAGCAACCCGGTCGCCAGCGCTCCCGACGAACTGCCCGCGTTCACCCCCGTGTTGACCCACGCCCCGGCCCGCGTACGGGCCTCGGCGGGCACGGACTCGTCGGCCGCGAGGTACGCCGTCGTCAGGGTCGGCGCGAAGAAGACCCCGGCGAGGGCCAGCGCGGCGGTGAGCACCCACAGATCGGGCGCGAGACCCGCCACCGCGACGACCAGGCCCAGCGCCACCGAGAAGCGGAGCAGCCGTGTCCGGGCGGGGGCCGTCCACCGCACCGCCCCGTTCACGAGACCCCCCAGCGCGCTGCCCGCCGACAGCGCCCCCAGGACCCACGGCACGAGAGCGGTGTCGTACGCGTACGCGGAGGCGTAGGCCATGGTCAGCAGGTCCACCCCGCTGAGGGTCAGCCCGACGCCGAGGGCGACGACGGCGGGGGCGAGCGGACCGGACCCGCTCCCCCGCCGCGCGCCCCGGACGGCGGGCCGTGGACCCGGCATCACCGGTGACGCCGCGAACACCGCCGTACCGCCCACGATCAGCAGCGCGCTGAGCAGGATCCCGGCGGCCGGCGGGGCAAACCCGGTCAGGACGCCGACCAGGACGGGCCCGGAGACGTAGAGCAGTTCCTCGGCGACGCCGTCGAGGCTGTAGGCACGCTGCAACAGGTGCCGGTCGGGGACGAGTTCGGCCCACAGCGCGCGCATCGTCGGCCCCAGCGGGGGCGTGCACGCGCCGGCGAGCGCCGCGACGAGCGCGAGCGGGGCCACCGGCGCACCGGGGCGCCAGGTCAGGGCGGCGAGCAGGGTCAGCAGGGCGCCGTACACGAGCGCCATGGGGGCGAGGGCGCGGCGCGGCCCGTGCCGGTCGATCAGGGCGCCGCGCACCGGCATCAGGAAGACCGACGCGGCGCCGAACAGGGACATCACCGTCCCGGAGACGGCGTAGGAGCCGGTGGCGCGGCTGACGGACAACAGCACCGCGAGGGACACGATGCCGTAGGAGAGGCGGGCGGTCAGGGCCGCGGCGAAGGCGCGGCGGGCGCCCGGAAGGCGCAGCACGGCGGCGTACGAAGGCCGCGCGGGAGCATGCGTGGACATGCGGGAAGTTCCTCCGGCGGAGGCGGGAAAAGGGCATGGCGAGGCACGCGGGCGCCGGAACGGTCACGGCGCCGCGTGCGGGGCCGGCCCTATGCCAGGAGGAGGAACATGGCGACAAGTTAGCCGCAGGCGACCGGAGCCGGCCAGGCTCAGCCCTTCGTGATCTCCGCCACCAGCTCGTCGGCCGCGCGGTACGGATCGAGTTCGCCCGCGACGATCCGCTCCGCGAGGGCGCTGAGGCGCCGGTCGCCGTGCAGGTCCCCGATGCGCTCACGCAGGGCCGTGACCGCGATGGTCTCCACCTCGCGGGCCGCGCGGGCGCGCCGGCGTTCGGTGAGCACCCCGTGCTCCTCCATCCAGGCGCGGTGCTTCTCCAGCGCCTCGACCACCTCGTCCACGCCCTCGGCGCGGGAGGCGACCGTCTTCACGATCGGGGGCCGCCAGTCGCCCGGTCCCCGGGCCGCGCCGAGGCCCAGCATGTGGTTCAGCTCGCGGGCGGTGGCGTCCGCGCCGTCCCGGTCCGCCTTGTTGACGACGTAGACGTCGCCGATCTCCAGGATGCCCGCCTTGGCGGCCTGGATGCCGTCGCCCATGCCCGGGGCCAGCAGCACCACGCTGGTGTCCGCCTGGGCGGCGATCTCCACCTCGGACTGGCCCACGCCCACCGTCTCGACCAGGACCACGTCGCAGCCCGCCGCGTCCAGGACGCGGATCGCCTGCGGGGCGGACCAGGCGAGGCCGCCGAGGTGGCCCCGGGTCGCCATGGAGCGGATGTAGACGCCGGGGTCGGAGGCGTGGTCCGACATGCGTACGCGATCGCCGAGCAGGGCGCCGCCGGAGAAGGGCGAGGACGGGTCGACGGCCAGGACGCCGACCCGCTTGCCCTGCTTGCGGTACGCCGTGACGAGCGCGGAGGTGGAGGTCGACTTGCCGACGCCCGGTGAGCCGGTCAGGCCCACCACATACGCGTTGCCGGTCAGCGGGGCCAGCGCCGCCATGACCTCCCTGAGCTGCGGGGACGCCCCCTCCACCAGGGAGATCAGCCGGGCCACCGCCCGGGGCCCGCCTTCCCTGGCCCGGTCCACCAGAGAGGAGACGTCCTGCATCGCACAGCTCCGTTCACTTCACCGACCCGACGGAAGGGCTCAGGCCTTCGGTACCCGCACGATCAGCGCGTCACCCTGACCGCCGCCACCGCACAGCGCGGCCGCGCCGAGGCCGCCGCCCCGGCGCTTGAGCTCCAGCGCCAAGTGGAGCACGAGGCGGGCGCCGGACATGCCGATCGGGTGGCCGAGCGCGATCGCGCCGCCGTTGACGTTCACCTTTTCCGTGGACACACCGAGGTCCTTCATTGACTGCACGGTGACGGAGGCGAACGCCTCGTTGATCTCGATCAGATCGAGGTCGGCGACCTCCTTGCCCTCCTTCTTGAGGGCGTTGCGGATCGCGTTGGACGGCTGGGAGTGCAGCGAGTTGTCCGGGCCCGCCACATTGCCGTGCGCGCCGATCTCGGCGAGCCACTGCAGGCCCAGCTCCTCCGCCTTGGCCTTGCTCATCACGACCACGGCGGCGGCGCCGTCGGAGATCTGCGAGGAGGTGCCGGCGGTGATGGTGCCGTCCTTGGTGAAGGACGGGCGCAGCTTGCCCAGGGTCTCCACGGTGGTGTCGGCGCGGATGCCCTCGTCCTTGCTGAACAGGATCGGGTCGCCCTTGCGCTGCGGGATCTCCACGGGGGTGATCTCCGCCTCGAACACGCCGTTCTTCTGCGCGGCGGCGGCCCGCTGGTGGGACAGGGCGCCGATCTCGTCCTGCGCGAGGCGGCCGATGCCGAGCCGGGTGTTGTGGTGCTCGGTGGACTCGCCCATGGCGATGGCCTCGAACGAGTCGGTCAGACCGTCGTGCGCCATCGAGTCGATCATCTCGATCGAGCCGTACTTGTAGCCCTCACGGGACTTGGGCAGCAGGTGCGGCGCGTTGGTCATGGACTCCATGCCGCCCGCCACGACGATGTCGAACTCGCCGGCGCGGATCAGCTGGTCGGCCAGGGCGATCGCGTCGAGCCCGGAGAGGCACACCTTGTTGACGGTGAGGGCCGGGACGCTCATCGGGATGCCGCCCTTGACGGCGGCCTGGCGGGCCGGGATCTGGCCGGCGCCGGCCTGGAGCACCTGGCCCATGATCACGTACTGCACCTGGTCGCCGCCGATGCCCGCGCGGTCCAGGGCGGCCTTGATCGCGAGACCGCCGAGGTCGGCCGCGGAGAAGGACTTCAGGGAGCCCAGCAGTCGTCCCATGGGCGTACGGGCGCCCGCGACGATCACCGAGCTGTTCGTTCCAGAAGACATGAGGTGCGATCCCCTTCCAGCTACGCAGAGCCGAGGAGTGAACGAGGGTTTACATCGAATGTACTGAGAGTCACTCAGTGCCGTCATCGCCCTGTCGGTGTGATCGCGCGCACGTTGCGTAACCACCGCGGTGGCGCTGCACTGATTCCATGCTGACGCGAATCGACCACATCGGGATCGCCTGCCACGACCTCGACGCCACCGTCGAGTTCTACCGGGCCACCTACGGCTTCGAGGTGTTCCACACCGAGGTCAACGAGGAACAGGGCGTGCGCGAGGCCATGCTCAAGATCAACGAGACCTCGGACGGCGGCGCCTCCTACCTCCAGCTCCTGGAGCCGACCCGCGAGGACTCCGCGGTCGGCAAGTGGCTGGCCAAGAACGGCGAGGGCGTGCATCACATCGCCTTCGGCACGGCGGACGTCGACGCCGACTCCGAGGACATCCGGGGCAAGGGCGTACGGGTGCTCTACGACGAGCCGCGACGCGGTTCCATGGGCTCCAGGATCACCTTCCTGCACCCCAAGGACTGCCATGGTGTCCTCACAGAACTGGTGACTTCGGCGCCTGTTGAGTCTCCCGAGCACTGACCGCCGTACATAAGGGCCGGTAGGGTTGGGGGCGGTCGTCCCGCGAACCGGGGCGGCCGCATGCCGGGGTCCGGGTTTCGGGGGACGTGCGTCGGGGCAGCAGGCCGTGCTCCGCCGTTGATCTGACACCATTTCCCCGGGGGCCCCGTTCGGCGGTTGGACGTGGCTCGTTGGAGAAGCTGACCAGGGGACGGATGGGACCGCGCAGTGCGGGGCTACGAGAGCCAGGAGCGAGAGCCGGCGGCTGACGACGTCGACCACCTCTCTCGGTTCGAGGCCGATATGAAGCGGCTGAGGACCGAGCGGGAGAAGGCGATCCAGCACGCCGAGGACCTCGGCTACCAGGTCGAGGTGCTGCGCGCCAAGCTGCACGAGGCGCGCCGCACCCTGATGACCCGTCCCGCCTTCGACGGCGGCGACATCGGCTACCAGGCCGAACAGTTGCTCCGCAACGCCCAGATGCAGGCGGAGCAGCTGCGGCAGGACGCCGAGCGCGAGCTGAGCCAGGTCCGCGCGCAGACCCAGCGGATCCTCCAGGAGCACGCCGAGCAGGCCGCGCGGCTCCAGGCCGAGCTGCACCAGGAGGCGGTGACCCGGCGCCAGCAGCTCGACCAGGAGCTGGCCGAGCGCCGGGCGACCGTCGAGTCGCACGTCAACGAGAACGTGGCGTGGGCGGAGCAGCTGCGGGCCCGTACCGAGCAGCAGGCCCGCCGGCTCCTCGACGAGTCGCGCGCGGAGGCCGAGCAGGCGATGGCCGCGGCCCGCGCGGAGGCCGAGCGGCTGACGCGGGAGGCCCGGGACCGGCTGCGCGGCGAGGCCGAGGAGGCCCGCGCGGAGGCCGAGCAGATCCTGCGCCGGGCCCGCACCGACGCGGAGCGGCTGCTGAACGCGGCGTCCACGCAGGCGCAGGAGGCCACCGAGCACGCCGAGCGGCTGCGCACCACCACGGCCACCGAGTCGGACACCGCCCGCCGGCAGGCGAGCGAGCTGAGCCGGGCCGCCGAGAAGCAGATGGCCGAGGCGGAGGAGGCGCTGCGCAAGGCGCAGTCCGAGGCCGAGAAGCTGGTCACCGAGGCCGAGGAGGCCGCCGCCAAGACGCTGGCGAGCGCCGAGGCCGCCAACGAGACGCGCACCCGCACCGCCAAGGAGCAGGTGGCCCGGCTGGTCGGGGAGGCGACGAAGGAGGCCGAGGCCACCCGTTCGGACGCCGAGCAGCTGGTGGCGGACGCGCGCGCGGAGGCGGAGAAGATCCTCGCCGAGGCCGCCGAGAAGGCCCGCGCGGCCACCGCCGAGGAGACCGCTACCCAGCTGTCCAAGGCGGCCAGGACCGCCGAGGAGGTCCTGAACAAGGCGTCGGAGGACGCCCAGAAGACCACCAGGGCGGCCGCCGAGAAGGCCGAGCGGATCCGCAAGGAGGCCGAGGCCGAGGCGGACCGGCTGCGCGCCGAGGCGCACGACATCGCCGAGCAGCTCAAGGGCGCGGCGAAGGACGACACCGAGGAGTACCGGGCCAAGACGGTCGAGCTGCAGGAGGAGGCCCGCCGGCTGCGCGGCGAGGCCGAGCAGCTGCGCTCCGACGCGGCGGCCGAGGGCGAGTCGATCCGCGCGGAGGCCCGCCGGGAGTCCGTCACCAAGATCGAGGAGGCGGCCAAGTCCGCCGAGGAGCTGCTGGCCAAGGCCAAGGCGGACGCCGACGAGCTGCGGCAGAAGGCGACCGCCGACAGCGAGAAGGTCCGCACCGAGGCCATCGAGCGGGCCACGGCGCTGCGCCGGCAGGCCGAGGAGACCCTGGAGCGCGCCCGCGCGGAGGCCGAGCGGCTGCGCGCCGAGGCCGACGAGCAGGCCGAGTCCGTCAAGGCGGACGCCGAGAAGGCGGCCCTGGAGCTGCGCGAGGAGACCGACAAGGCGGTCGAGGCGCGGCGCGCGGAGGCCGCCGAGGAGCTGACCCGGCTCGGGACCGAGGCGCAGGAACGGCTCACCTCGGCCGAGCAGGCGCTCACCGAGGCCCGCGAGGAGGCCGGGCGGATCCGCAAGGAGGCCGCCGAGGAGGCCGAGCGGCTGCGTACCGAGGCCGCCGAGCGGATCCGGGTGCTCCAGGAGCAGGCCGAGACCGAGGCGGAGCGGCTGCGCGACGAGGCGGCGGCCGACGCGTCCGCGTCCCGCGCCGAGGGCGAGGCCGTCGCCGTACGGCTGCGGGGCGAGGCCGCGGCCGAGGCGGAGCGGCTGAGGACGGAGGCGCAGGAGAGCGCCGACCGGGTGCGCGCGGAGGCGCAGTCCGCCGCCGAGCGGCTGGCCGCCGAGGCGTCCGAGACGCTGGCCGCCGCGCAGGAGGAGGCCGCCCGGCGCCGCCGCGAGGCCGAGGAGCTGCTGGGCGCGGCCCGCGAGGAGGCCGACGAGGAGCGCCGGCGGGCCCGTGAGCAGAGCGAGGAGCTGCTGGCCTCGGCGCGCAAGCGGGTGGAGGACGCGCAGGCCGAGGCGGTCCGCCTGGTCGAGGAGGCCGAGCGGCGGTCCGGTGAGATGGTGTCCGCCGCCGAGCAGCACGCGCAGCAGGTGCGGGACTCCGTGGCCGGTCTGCACGAGCAGGCGCAGGAGGAGATCGCCGGGCTGCGCTCGGCCGCGGAGCACGCGGCGGAGCGTACGAAGCGGGAGGCCGAGGAGGAGGCCGAGCGGCTGCGGGCCGACGCGCACGCCGAGCGGGAGCGGGCCGGCGAGGATGCCGGGCGGATGCGGCAGGAGGCGCGGGAGGAGTCCGAGGCGGCCCGGGAGCTGGCCGAGCGCACCCTCGCGGAGGCGACGGCGGAGGCCGAGCGGCTGCGTTCGGACGCGGGCGAGTACGCCCAGCGGGTGCGCACCGAGGCGTCCGACGCGCTGGCGGAGGCCGACCAGGCGGCGGCGCGGACCCGGGCGGACGCCCGCGAGGACGCCAACCGCATCCGTTCGGACGCGGCGACGCAGGCCGACACGCTCATCACGGAGGCCCGCAAGGAGGCCGAGCTCCTCCAGACGGAGACGGTCGCGGAGGCGGAGCGGCTCCAGACGGAGACCGCCGCCGAGGCCGAGCGGGTCCGCACGGAGTCGGTGGCGGAGGCCGAGCGGGTCCGCACGGAGTCCGTGACCGAGGCCGAGCGGGTGCGCGCGGAATCCGTCGCCGAGGCCGAGCGGGTGCGCGCCGAGGCGCGGGCCGCGGCCGAGCAGCTGGTCGGCGAGGCCACCACGGAGGCGGAGCGGCTGCGGGCCGAGGCCGCCGAGACGGTGGGTTCCGCGCAGGCGCACGCCGAGCGGACGCGGGCCGAGGCCGAGCGGGTCGAGGCGGACGCCCGGGCGGCGGCGGAGCGGCTGCTCGGTACGGCGCGCGAGGAGGCCGAGCGGACGCTGGACGAGGCCCGCAAGGACGCCAACAAGCGGCGTTCGGAGGCGGCCGAGCAGGTCGACAAGCTCATCGGCGAGACCACGGCCGAGACCGACAAGCTGCTCACCGAGGCGCAGCAGCAGGCGCAGCAGACCACGGCGGACGCCGAGGCGCAGGCCGACACCATGGTGGGCGCGGCCCGCAGCGAGGCCGAGCGGATCGTCTCCGAGTCGACCATCGAGGGCAACTCCCTGGTGGAGAAGGCCCGGACGGACGCGGACGAGCTGCTGGTGGGCGCGCGCCGGGACGCGACCGCGATCCGGGAGCGGGCGGAGGAGCTGCGCGAGCGGGTCACCGCCGAGATCGAGGAGCTGCACACCCGGGCGCGCCGCGAGGCCGCCGAGACGATGAAGTCCACCGGGGACCGCTGCGACGCGCTCATCAAGGCCGCCGAGGAGCAGCTGGAGAAGGCCCAGACGAAGGCGAAGGAGATCCTCTCGGACGCCGACTCCGAGGCGGGCAAGGTGCGCATCGCGGCCGTCAAGAAGGCGGAGGGCCTGCTGAAGGAGGCCGAGCAGAAGAAGGCGCGGCTGGTCAAGGAGGCCGAGGAACTCAAGGCGGAGGCGATCCAGGAGGCGCGGCGCTCGGTCGAGGAGGGCAAGCGTGAGCTGGAGGTCCTGGTGCGCAGGCGTGAGGACATCAACGCCGAGATCTCCCGCGTCCAGGATGTGCTGGACGCACTGGAGTCCTTCGAGACGCCGGGTGCGGGCAAGGACGGTTCGGTCAAGGCAGGCGCGACGGTCGGCGCCCCCCGTTCGGGTGGCAAGTCGTCAGACAACTAGCGTTTGAGGGGTGTTTCGGTGTCGACTGAGGGCTTTGCCCTGCTCGTTGGCAAGACCTCTGACGGTCAGCCACTCAAAAGAGGTGTCATTCTCCAGATCAAACACGTATCCGCTCGATGACACACCGCTTCGGCGCCTAGGATTCCCCCTATCACCTCACCGGTCTCATTTGACAGGAACCCCATGAGCGACACTTCCCCCTACGGCTTCGAGCTTGTGCGGCGTGGGTACGACCGCGCTCAGGTGGACGAACGTATCTCCAACCTCGTCTCCCAACGTGACCAGGCCAACGCCCGTATCACCGCCCTGGAAAAGCGCATCGAGGAGCTGCACCTCGAGACGCAGAACGCCCAGACCCAGGTCAGCGACGCCGAGCCGTCGTACGCGGGTCTCGGCGCTCGGGTCGAGAAGATCCTGCGCCTGGCCGAGGAAGAGGCCAAGGAGCTGCGTGAGGAGGCCCGCCGCGCGGCCGAACAGCACCGCGAGCTGGCCGAGTCGGCCGCCCAGCAGGTGCGCAACGACGCCGAGTCCTACGCCACCGAGCGCAAGGCGAAGGCGGAGGACGAGGGCGCCCGGATCGTCGAGAAGGCCAAGGGCGAGGCCTCTCAGCTGCGGTCCGACGCGCAGAAGGACGCGCAGTCCAAGCGTGAGGAGGCGGACGCCCTCTTCGAGGAGACCCGCGCCAAGGCCGCGCAGGCCGCCGCCGACTTCGAGACGAACCTGGCCAAGCGCCGCGAGCAGTCCGAGCGCGACCTGGCCTCGCGTCAGCAGAAGGCGGAGAAGCGGCTCGCGGAGATCGAGCACCGCGCCGAGCAGCTGCGCCTGGAGGCGGAGAAGCTGCGCACCGACGCCGAGCGCCGCGCCCGCCAGACGGTGGAGACCGCGCAGCGCCAGGCCGAGGACATCGTGGCCGACGCCAACGCCAAGGCGGACCGCATCCGTTCCGAGTCCGAGCGCGAGCTGGCGGCCCTCACCAACCGCCGCGACAGCATCAACGCCCAGCTGACGAACGTCCGCGAGATGCTGGCGACGCTGACCGGCGCGGCGGTGGCCGCCGCCGGCACGACGGGCGAGGACGAGCCGGTCTCTCGTGGGGTTCCGGCGCAGCAGTCCCGGTAATCGCCGGTCGCGGGGTGGCTGCGGGCCCGTTGTGGCCGGCCGCGCAGTTCCCCGCGCCCCTTCGGAGCGCGCGCATCTGAGCCCCCTGCTTCAAGTGGCAGGGGGCTTTGTCCCGTCCTAGCGTGGCGGCATGATCGAGCTGGACGGGCTGACCAAGCGGTACGGCGAGAAGGTGGCCGTCGACGGTCTGACATGTACCGTGCGGCCCGGCATCGTGACCGGGTTCCTCGGGCCCAACGGCGCCGGGAAGTCCACGACCATGCGGATGATCCTCGGGCTCGACCGTCCCACCGCCGGTGATGTGCGGATCGACGGCAGCCGGTACGACCGGCTGACGGATCCCCTCACCTGTGTCGGCGCGCTGCTGGACGCCAAGGCGGTGCACGGCGGCCGCAGCGCCTACAACCATCTGCTGTGCCTCGCGCAGAGCAACGGCATCCCGCACGCCCGGGTGGGCGAGGTGCTGGAGACGGTCGGTCTGATGGCCGTCGCGCGGCAGAAGGCCAAGGGGTTCTCGTACGGCATGTCGCAGCGGCTGGGGATCGCGGCCGCGCTGCTCGGGGACCCCCGGATCCTGATGTTCGACGAGCCGGTGAACGGGCTCGACCCCGAGGGCATCCACTGGATCCGCAATCTGATGAGATCACTGGCCGCGCAGGGGCGGACGGTCTTCGTGTCCTCCCATCTGATGAGCGAGATGGCGCAGACCGCCGACCACCTCATCGTGATCGGGCAGGGCCGGCTGCTCGCGGACACCTCCATGGCGGACTTCATCCGGCGGCACGCGCGCAGTTACGTCCGCGTCCGCTCGCCCCAGCGCGAACGGCTCCTGGACGCGCTGCACGAGGCCGGGGTCACCGTGACCGAGGCGGCGGACGGGGCGCTGGAGGCGGAGGGCGACAAGGCCGAGCGGATCGGGGAGCTGGCCGCGGGGCACGGGATCGTGCTGCACGAGCTGAGCCCCCGGCAGGCTTCCCTGGAGGAGGCGTTCATGCGGCTGACGGCGGGCTCGGTGGAGTACCACGCGCAGTCGGAGGCCGTCCCGGAGGGCTGGGGCGGCGACCGGCGAGGGGGTACGGCATGACGAACGCCCAGGTCGCCCAGACCCTCCGCTCCGAGTGGACGAAGATCCGGTCGGTGTCGTCCACGGGCTGGACCCTCTCCGTCGCCGTCGTGGTCACCGTCGGCATCGGCATGCTCATCTCCGCGCTGACCCGGAACCAGTACGACTCGATGCCGATCCAGGAGCGGCTGACCTTCGACCCGACCTTCGTCAGCTTCGCCGGGATGACCCTCGGCCAGCTCGCCATGATCGTGTTCGGCGTGCTGGTCGTCACCAACGAGTACAGCACCGGCATGATCCGGGTCTCGCTGGCCGCCGTACCGCGCCGCGGCGTCTTCCTGTCCGGCAAGCTCGCGGTGGCGGGCGCGCTCGCCCTGGTCGTCGGGATGGTCACGAGCTTCGCCACGTTCTTCCTCGGCCAGGCCATGCTCGGCCCCTACCGCGCGGGGCTCGGCGATCCCGGGGTGCTGCGCGCGGCGGCCGGCGGCGGGCTGTACCTGACCCTGATCGCGGTGTTCTCCATGGGCGTCGCCACCATGCTGCGCTCACCGCTGCTCTCGCTCGGCATCCTGATGCCGTTCTTCTTCCTGATCTCCAACATCCTGGCCGCCGTCGACGCCACCAAGAAGATCGCCCAGTACCTGCCCGACCAGGCCGGCAGCCGGATCATGCAGGCGGTGCCGCACCCCGACGACACCCCGTACGGGCCCTGGGGCGGGCTCGGGATCATGGCGCTGTGGGTGATCGCCGCGCTCGCCGGCGGATACGCGCTGCTCAGGCGCCGGGACGCGCAGTAGAGGTCACCTTCACCCAGCGTATTACTTCAGCTTTACTTTTCTTTGGGCGGAACCGTCAGCGCCCCGTTATCCTCCTAATCCTTACGGGGGCGGTTCCCCGCTGTCCTGAACCTTCCGATGGGTGCGGAGCATGATCGAGGCTGTAGGCCTGACGAAGCGGTACGGCGACAAGACCGCTGTGTACAACCTTTCCTTCCAGGTGCGACCGGGATCCGTGACCGGCTTCCTCGGGCCCAACGGGTCGGGCAAGTCCACGACGATGCGGATGATCCTCGGCCTGGACAACCCCACGTCCGGCCAGGTGACCATCGGCGGCCACCCGTACCGCAGGCTGCCCAACGCGCCCCGCCAGGTCGGCGCGCTGCTCGACGCCAAGGCCGTGCACGGCGGCCGCTCCGCCCGCAACCATCTGCTGAGCCTCGCCCAGCTGTCGGGCATCCCGGCCCGCCGGGTGGACGAGGTGCTCGGCGTCGTCGGCCTCCAGGACGTCGCCAGGAAGCGCTCCAAGGGCTTCTCGCTCGGCATGGGCCAGCGCCTCGGCATCGCCGCCGCGCTGCTCGGCGACCCCCAGGTGCTGCTCTTCGACGAGCCGGTCAACGGCCTCGACCCCGAGGGCATCCTCTGGGTGCGCAACCTGATGAAGGCGCTGGCCGCCGAGGGCCGGACCGTCTTCGTGTCCTCCCATCTGATGAGCGAGATGGCGCTGACCGCCGACCACCTCATCGTGATCGGGCGCGGCCAGCTGCTCGCCGACATGAGCGTGAAGGACTTCATCTCGGCCAACTCCGCCGACTTCGCGCGGGTGCGCACCCCCGACACCGAGCCGCAGCTGCGCGAGAAGCTCGGCGCCGCGCTCTCCGGCGCGGGCGGCCAGGTGCTGCCGGAGCAGGACGGCGCGCTGCGCGTGATGGGACTGCCGCTGCCCCGCATCAGCGACCTCGCGCACGAGGCGGGCGTACGGCTGTGGGAGCTGTCGCCGCACCAGGCCTCGCTGGAGGAGGCGTACATGCGGATGACGCAGGGCGCGGTGGACTACCGCTCCACCACCGACCAGAAGGCGGGCCTCCAGCAGCCGCTGCCGCCCGGCGCCGAACCGCCGATGCCGGTGCCCGGCCAGGGCCAGCCCGGCTGGTACGCCCCGCCGCCGCCCCAGCAGGGCGGGCAGCCCTTCGCGATGCCGGCGGGCGGCCCCGGCGCGCCCGCGGGACCCTACGCGGGCGCCCCGGCGGGCGGTCACGGCGCTCCCGGCGCCCCGGCGGGCCAGACAGCCCCGGCCGCGAACCCGTACGCCCAGCCGGCACCCCAGGCGCCCCCGGCCCCGCAGGCCCCGGCCGCTCCCCCGGCCCCGGCCGCCGTCCCCGCCACGCCCGACGCCTCCTCCCCCACCGCCGACACGAACCAGCCCGAGGACGCCCGATGAGCACCCACCAGCCCCCGATGCCACAGGCCCCCGGCGCGCCCGACTGGCAGGCGGCGCCCGGCGGCTCGTACCCCGGCTACACCTCGCCGATCCCCGTCGTGCCCACCCACCTCGGGCACGCGGTGGCCTCGGAGTGGACGAAGATCAAGTCGGTCCGCTCGACGATCTGGACGCTCAGCGTCTTCGTGTTCCTCGTCGTGGGCATCGGCCTGCTGGTCGGCGCGCTGGTGTCGGCGCACGCCGACGAGTCCTCGCTGGCCGGCACCAACCCGCTCTCCTTCGGCTTCTTCGGCCTGCTCGTGGGCACCATGTGCGTCATCACGCTCGGCGTGCTGACCACGGCC is a genomic window of Streptomyces sp. WP-1 containing:
- the scy gene encoding polarized growth protein Scy, yielding MRGYESQEREPAADDVDHLSRFEADMKRLRTEREKAIQHAEDLGYQVEVLRAKLHEARRTLMTRPAFDGGDIGYQAEQLLRNAQMQAEQLRQDAERELSQVRAQTQRILQEHAEQAARLQAELHQEAVTRRQQLDQELAERRATVESHVNENVAWAEQLRARTEQQARRLLDESRAEAEQAMAAARAEAERLTREARDRLRGEAEEARAEAEQILRRARTDAERLLNAASTQAQEATEHAERLRTTTATESDTARRQASELSRAAEKQMAEAEEALRKAQSEAEKLVTEAEEAAAKTLASAEAANETRTRTAKEQVARLVGEATKEAEATRSDAEQLVADARAEAEKILAEAAEKARAATAEETATQLSKAARTAEEVLNKASEDAQKTTRAAAEKAERIRKEAEAEADRLRAEAHDIAEQLKGAAKDDTEEYRAKTVELQEEARRLRGEAEQLRSDAAAEGESIRAEARRESVTKIEEAAKSAEELLAKAKADADELRQKATADSEKVRTEAIERATALRRQAEETLERARAEAERLRAEADEQAESVKADAEKAALELREETDKAVEARRAEAAEELTRLGTEAQERLTSAEQALTEAREEAGRIRKEAAEEAERLRTEAAERIRVLQEQAETEAERLRDEAAADASASRAEGEAVAVRLRGEAAAEAERLRTEAQESADRVRAEAQSAAERLAAEASETLAAAQEEAARRRREAEELLGAAREEADEERRRAREQSEELLASARKRVEDAQAEAVRLVEEAERRSGEMVSAAEQHAQQVRDSVAGLHEQAQEEIAGLRSAAEHAAERTKREAEEEAERLRADAHAERERAGEDAGRMRQEAREESEAARELAERTLAEATAEAERLRSDAGEYAQRVRTEASDALAEADQAAARTRADAREDANRIRSDAATQADTLITEARKEAELLQTETVAEAERLQTETAAEAERVRTESVAEAERVRTESVTEAERVRAESVAEAERVRAEARAAAEQLVGEATTEAERLRAEAAETVGSAQAHAERTRAEAERVEADARAAAERLLGTAREEAERTLDEARKDANKRRSEAAEQVDKLIGETTAETDKLLTEAQQQAQQTTADAEAQADTMVGAARSEAERIVSESTIEGNSLVEKARTDADELLVGARRDATAIRERAEELRERVTAEIEELHTRARREAAETMKSTGDRCDALIKAAEEQLEKAQTKAKEILSDADSEAGKVRIAAVKKAEGLLKEAEQKKARLVKEAEELKAEAIQEARRSVEEGKRELEVLVRRREDINAEISRVQDVLDALESFETPGAGKDGSVKAGATVGAPRSGGKSSDN
- a CDS encoding cellulose-binding protein is translated as MSDTSPYGFELVRRGYDRAQVDERISNLVSQRDQANARITALEKRIEELHLETQNAQTQVSDAEPSYAGLGARVEKILRLAEEEAKELREEARRAAEQHRELAESAAQQVRNDAESYATERKAKAEDEGARIVEKAKGEASQLRSDAQKDAQSKREEADALFEETRAKAAQAAADFETNLAKRREQSERDLASRQQKAEKRLAEIEHRAEQLRLEAEKLRTDAERRARQTVETAQRQAEDIVADANAKADRIRSESERELAALTNRRDSINAQLTNVREMLATLTGAAVAAAGTTGEDEPVSRGVPAQQSR
- a CDS encoding ATP-binding cassette domain-containing protein, whose product is MIELDGLTKRYGEKVAVDGLTCTVRPGIVTGFLGPNGAGKSTTMRMILGLDRPTAGDVRIDGSRYDRLTDPLTCVGALLDAKAVHGGRSAYNHLLCLAQSNGIPHARVGEVLETVGLMAVARQKAKGFSYGMSQRLGIAAALLGDPRILMFDEPVNGLDPEGIHWIRNLMRSLAAQGRTVFVSSHLMSEMAQTADHLIVIGQGRLLADTSMADFIRRHARSYVRVRSPQRERLLDALHEAGVTVTEAADGALEAEGDKAERIGELAAGHGIVLHELSPRQASLEEAFMRLTAGSVEYHAQSEAVPEGWGGDRRGGTA